DNA from Oncorhynchus gorbuscha isolate QuinsamMale2020 ecotype Even-year unplaced genomic scaffold, OgorEven_v1.0 Un_scaffold_3329, whole genome shotgun sequence:
cattgttgcatgttgcattggTCGAGTTCCAAACGACACCCTATTcatctatagtgcactacttttgaccagggcccatatgggccCACTGAGTTTCCCTGTGTCTGTCTATACAGGAGTGGATCCCAGTTTAGTGGCTGACATGGAGACTCCCTCTGAACAACCTCGGGACAACAGACGTAAAGCTGGGAGGCCACAACGCTGCCTCCATCAGCATGACGAGGAGGGAACCCAAAACCTACCGGCACCACAAACCCACCACCTCCCGgcaccacagagagagggaacccAAAACCTACCGGCACCACAAACCCACCACCTCCCGgcaccacagagagagggaacccAAAACCTACTGGCACCACAAACCCACCACCTCCCGGCACCACAGAGGGAGGGAACCCAAAACCTACCGGCACCACAAACCCACCACCTCCCGgcaccacagagagagggaacatccCACCACATCTCGGCACCACAGAAACCCACCGTGTCCCTCAGGGGAGAAAAACACTATCTCTGCCCTGAATGTGGCAAGACTTACACCCGGGAATACGACCTCCGAGTCCACCTCAGAACGCACACGGGAGAGCGACCGTACCAGTGCGATGAATGCGGAAAGACCTTCGTTCGGAAACAAGGGCTCCGTCAACACCGGCGGTCACACGCTCCCAAGCCCATGGGACCGACCCGTCAGTTAGGCAGACCCGTCAGCATGGGTTCCAGTAGCAGGAGACCGAACCAATCATCACCCAGGATGGGGAGCTCCAAGCAGCAGTTGCCCAGGGTTGATAAAGCCACGCCTCCGTTCTCTAGTGGAGAGAGACCCATGCCCTTCCACACAGTGGAGAGACCCATGCCTTTACATCGGGTGGAGAGACCCATGCCGTTaccagacatggagagagaacaCTGGCAGTACTGGCATCTTTAAACTCCACGGCTATGGtctgcatcctattccctatgtagtgcactgcttctgaccagggctcagtgcactataaatggaatagggtgccattttggacattgCATGTCTCTCATGACTACACAGAACTGTTATTTTTGCttccgtttgtgtgtgtgtgttgttgcttCCTCATTTATGGTCAGTATAATAATCGTTACCGCCGAGCGAGATAATCTTGCCAACTGTAGTTATAGTaacatacatattttttaaatcaacaaaaaaaTTAAGCGATTGCATTTTCGTCCATTctagtgtttaaaaaaatatatatatatataaatatgttatTTGACTTATTGAAGCTGTAATGATGCAACAATAAGAATCCACAGAGACGTACGTGTCATAATGCCACAGTATCAAACGGTCGGCCCTTTTTCTATATGCcttataacattacattttgaTTTCATTGACAGTATAAGCAGAGATGGCATCTGTTGTCTTTACACTTCAACccggatggtgtgtgtgtgtgtgtgtgtgtgtgtgtgtgtgtgtgtgtgtgtgtgtgtgtgtgtgtgtgtgtgtgtgtgtgtgtgtgtgtgtgtgtgtgtgtgtgtgtgtgtgtgtgtgtgtgtgtgtgtgtgtgtgtgttgcttcctCATCTGTGATCAGTACAATAAAGTCTGCTGTATTGTGTAAGATAATCATTCCAACTGTAGTTGTCGTCCTGTGCATATTTTAAATCAACAAAAATGAAGTGTTTGCATTTTAGTCCttgtgttttttatatatatatatatatatatatatatatatatatatatatatatatatatatatatgtatgtatgtatgtatgtatatatgttgcTGATCGAAGAGGTCATGAAACTAAGAAATCCACAGTGACTTGCATGTCATAATGACATGGACCAATACATTAAcattgggaggaggaggaggggaaacgTATTTCTCTCTTTATTACCCTTATCTATAAAAACATTTAACTTCAGAAACGGTCAGGCAGCTACGTTGAAAGAGACTTGTACTCTTAGTATTGTCTTTGTTCTCCCGACCGCATGGGGGCGCTACAGCACAAACACAAGACAACTTCATACCAGAAGTAGGAAGCCAAACTGAGTTCCGACAGTTTACCGAACTTCACTTATAGCATCTTATCGTTCACAAAAACACTTTTTGCAGAAAAAAAATATGTAATGGAAAAGGAAGACCGCAGCTTTTGGATTAAATAGCCTCAGGCGTTGGTATTACTCAGCCTCCATCCAACGAGACTGGAGGTTACGACCAACAACATTGCAAGTCATCATTATACATTTTAAACTCAACTAGTTTTCTAGTTATCTCAGGGATTAAATCCCTATGCTATGGACGAGGTGAGAATCTGAATGTGTGCTCGCCACATCTCTTTTCTGCAATCTGCTCCGCGGTTGCTATACCAAATGTTGTGGCTGGTTAGTAAATCAAGTTGCTGAGTATTTTATAGACTACAGTGAACGGAAGCAACATCAGTAACGTTACTAGATGACTACGTTGTAGCTCGCTGATATAATGTTTTCTAGTAAGGTAACGTAGCTAGTTAACTAACTAGCTAGATAAATGACGATACAATCAACAGTAGCTGGTGTATTTTGGTTTGCATTGATTgatatcaaatgttattggtcacaaacacatagcggggtgaacaggttgtggctcaggtggttgatgtcctcggccttcctgtgacatcgggtgctgtaggtgtcctggagggcaggcagtgtgcccctgaTGATGCGTTAGGTAGACCGCACCACCctgttgcgggcggtgcagttgcgggcggtgcagttgccgtaccaggtggtgatacagccgcTCTCAAtcgtgcatctgtaaaagtttgtgagggtcttcgGGACCAAGacaaattttttcagcctcctgaggttgaagaggcgctgttgtgccttcttcaccacactgtgtgtgtggaccatttcagatggtCAGGGATGTGTAGGCAGAGCGACTTGAAGCTTTCCACTGATAGTTCCTCAACCAGTTCTACTCAGCTGGAAAGGTTTATTTCAGAGAGAAGTTGTATTTTTTTTCCATAGCAAGCAAAAAAAATGCCTTGCTATTTAGGATGGTGTCATATTGCTAAATCTACATATTAATAATGTAACTAGTGTGCTGTGAAAACTGCGCTGTCACTCTTCATCATATAGGACGTTGAAGACCCGTCCAGCCCGTCTCCATCCTGCTCCACTGAACCCCAACCCACGGTGTCCCCGGGTCCTGACAGGAACCATGGTGACCAGGAGGACAGTAACCATGGTGATCAGAAAGACACACCGCAAGGTCAGGAGAGGTTTACTGTGAGTCTGGACATCAACAGTGAAACACCAACATTTAATATCGTAGTCAAAGAAGAAGACTGGGAACTAGATAATACAGGTGAGTAGCTGGAGCCATGCTGCTAACTTGGGATGAGTCCCAAAGGGAATACTAATCCCTATCTACTAcactacagttgaccagggccctattccctatctagtacactacagttgaccagggccctattccctatctagtccactactgttgaccagaatggcaccctattccctatctcgcccactactgttgaccagaatggcaccctattccctatctagtccactacagttgaccagggccctattccctatctagtccactactgttgaccagaatggcaccctattccctatctagtccactactgttgaccagaatggcaccctattccctatctagtccactactgttgaccagaatggcaccctaatccctatctAGTAcactacagttgaccagggccctattccctatctagtccACGCTGTTtgaccagaatggcaccctattccctatctcgtccactactgttgaccagaatggcaccctattccctatctagtccactacagttgaccagggccctattccctatctcgtccactactcttgaccagaaccctatggctaTGGTCAAAGGAGTGCActttatagggtgccatttggggagcTGTCTTGGATTGCTTTGCCATCGATCCTGCAACAGGAGAAGCACAGGAGACGTTGTAAAATAAGGGAGAAACCCGGTAGGTCTGCATATGCACACTGAGTCTGACAGTCTCACTAACTATATATGTCCTGTCTTCACTCTGCAGCCGGGGAGAGACCCTCTACATCAGGAGAACCTGAGCAACACCAGATGAAACGCAGAACGAGGCAGAAAAGACCCACCGATGCCCAGATTGTGGGAAACACTGCCAGACATTATCGGCGCTACAAATACACATGAGAacccacacaggagagaagccttacgcTTGCTTTGTGTGTAAGAAAACGTTCATTATTAGACAAGCTTTGAAAACACACCagcgaacacacacaggagagaagccttataccTGCTCTGAGTGTGGCAAGGGCTTCGCTCATCAATGTAGTTTGAGATACCATCAAAAGAGGAATTCTGAACAGATTAAAACAGACCCGAATGAGAAGATGACCTGCTGCTGTGGACAAGAGTTCTCCTCAAAGTGTGTTCTGGAGGTTCACTTGAAGACGGACACGGGAGCCAAGCCTTACACCTGCTGTGTGTGTGGCAAGAGGTTCAATAAAGAATCATTAAAAGAACACCAGCGATCCCACACAGGAGAGATGCCTTACTCTTGCTCTTTCTGTGGCAAGGGTTACTATCACAAACCGGCTTGGAAAGCCCACGAGCGAACGCACACAGAGGAGAAGCCCCTGTGCTCCGTGTGCGGACGGACCTGCTCTAGTAAGTATACGTTAAAAGTCCACGagcgaacacacacaggagagatgcCTTTCCTCTGCTCGGAGTGTGGCAAGGGCTTCATCAGTAAAGGACTCCTGATGACCCACGAGCGAttcaactgttctgggggagaAGAACGACGGCGACCGAAGAGGTTTCACAAGTGTCCGGACTGTGGGAAGGAGTTCACACAAGCAAACAAACTGGAGAGACacatgagaacacacacaggagagaggcctTACCAGTGCTCTGTGTGTGGGATGAGGTTCAACCAGAAAGGGAATCTCAAAACGCATTTTAAAGTGCACACAGGTGAGTGTTCTCCTTTACCGTTAATACATCCTGATGGACTACTAGCTACTACTAACTGTCAGTGATCCAAACCATGTTTAAAACAACATGTAAACCATGACTTAGTATACTCATCCACACCTTAACAATAACATTGCTGCattgtgtctgtctctcctttctctctgtccgttTTGTCTGTCATGCAGGCAGGGATCCCAGTTTGCTGCCTGACATGGACATGAGGATGACTTCTTCAGAAGCAGCGAAACAGCCTCTGGACAACAGACATAATGTTGGGAAACCACAACAATTCCAGAATCAGATTGGCGAGGAGGGAACCCACAACTTTCCTGCACCACAAACCCACAACCTACCGACACCACAAACCCACAACCTACCGGCACCACAAACTCACAACCATCCGGCACCACAAACCCACAACCATCCGGCACCACAAACCCACAACCTACCGGCACCACAAACCCACAACCTACCGGCACCACAAACCCACAACCTACCGGCACCACAAACCCACAACCATCCAACACCACAAACCCACAACCATCCGGCACCACAAACCCACAACCATCCGGCACCACAAACCCACAACCATCCGGCAGCGCAGAGGGAGGGAAGCCACCACCACCTCCCAGCAGCACAGAGGGAGGGAAGCCACCACCTCCCGGCACCACAGAGAGGGAACATCCCACCACATCTCGGCACCACAGAAACCCACCATGTCCCACAGGGGAGAAAAACACTATCTCTGCCCTGAGTGTGGCAAGACTTACACCCGGGAATACGACCTCCGAGTCCACCTCAGAACGCACACAGGAGAGCGACCGTACCAGTGTTATGACTGCGGGAAGGCCTACGTCCGGAAAAACAATCTCCAACAACACCGGCGGTCACATGCTCCCAAGCCCATGGGACCGACCCGCCATTTAGGCAGACCACCCAGGGTGGGCTCTAGTAGTGGAAGGTCCAACCAACCACCCAGGGTGGGATCTAGTAGTGGAAGGTCCAACCAATCACCCAGGGTGGGATCTAGTAGTGGAAGGTCCAACCAATCACCCAGGGTGGGATCTAGTAGTGGAAGGTCCAACCAATCACCCAGAGTAGGAAGAGCTAAGCAAAACATGCCTACATCAATGTAAATATGAGAGACTCGTGCCCTTAccgcagatggagagaggacactgGCAGTTCTGGCACCTTTAAACACGGGGCTGGGTCCATATCatcatcccaaatagcaccctatttcctatatagtgcactacttttgaccaaggcccatatgGGAACCTTTAAGGGCTCTGCTGAaatgcagtgcactatatagggaatagggtgctattttggacACTCACACTGCATCTTATGACTACAGAATCGTTATTCTTTctggtgtgtgtgcgcgcgtctgTATGCACGCATGtatttatgttgtgttgttgtgatcAGTACAATACAGTCCACTGTGTTGTGTAAGATAATCAATCATACTATGTAATCCTGTGCATTTTATTTCTTGTTTATTTTATATATCTTATTTTACTTATTGAAGCTATCATGATACTAAGAAATGACTTGCATTTCATATAACGCCATGGTCCAATAAATGAACATTGGGGGAAAAACGTCTCTCCTTTATTACCCCTTATCCAGGGCACGATACACCGACGTCACAGATGCGCGATTCTTTAGGGTGGCAGTAAGGAAGCCATTGCGATCTGCCCTCAGCCTAGATTTATGTATTTATTACTTCTAAACAAAATAAACTTTTTGGTGTTCTGATAGGCTTACAATGATGTtttgattatttattttacaGTCGCTAAGATTATATTTGGTTGTGATCTTAGAAAAATAACTATTTTTGGATGTAGCAGttgttagctagaatgctaacgCTCATTGATTATAACCTGTCGCAAAAGCTAGCCAAAAGAGACATTTTACTGGTTTAAGTTGAAGTGTTTCTAAGTATAATGCAGTTGATTTGTGATGATGACACAAACACTAAATTAAAATCCAAGTATAATAcaaaagtagtgtgaaatgcagtcataagcaacatgtaaatagatcttctttttttttgctgGCGTTCTATAAGAACTCCCTCTTGTTCTATAAGAACTCACTCTTGTTCTATAAGAACTCCCTCTCGTTCTATAAGAACTCACTCTCGTTCTATAAGAACTCCTCTCGTTCTATAAGAACTCCTCTCGTTCTATAAGAACTCCCTCTTGTTCTATAAGAACTCCCTCTTGTTCTATAAGAACTCCCTCTTGTTCTATAAGAACTCCCTCTTGTTCTATAAGAACTCCCTCTTGTTCTTCCACCAACTTGCGCACGTCGCCCTCTGCTGCAATGTTTTCAAACAGAAAGGGGTCTGTCTATAAAACGTTTAAATTCAGAAGCGGTCAGATAGCTACAGGTAACTaccagaataaaggaaacaccaatatAAGGCGTCTTCTTTATAGGACGCTGGGTCACCACGAGCAGTTAGAACCTCTTCAATGCACACTGGCATAAATTCTAcacgtgtctggaactctattggagggatgtgacaccattcttccacgagaaatgacatcacattttgttttgttgatggtggtggtggtggtggaaaacactggCTCTGGCCTTGCTGCAGAATCTCCCATAGTTCAACtgagttgagatctggtgactgagacggtcctggcatatggtttacatggttttcatgctcatcaaaccctTCAGTGACCCACTCCTGCTCTGTGGATGAGCTCATTGTAATTCTCGAAGAAGTCACTGCCATCAGCATTTAAATGATTCACCATAGGTTTcagccagggctctccaaccctgttcctggagagcaaccCTCCTATAGGTTTcagccagggctctccaaccctgttcctggagagcaaccCTCCTATAGGTTTcagccagggctctccaaccctgttcctggagagcaaccCTCCTATAGGTTTcagccagggctctccaaccctgttcctggagagcaaccCTCCTATAGGTTTcagccagggctctccaaccctgttcctggagagcaaccCTCCTATAGGTTTcagccagggctctccaaccctgttcctggagagcaaccCTCCTATAGGTTTCAGCCAGGGctctcaaccctgttcctggagagcaaccCTCCTATAGGTTTcagccagggctctccaaccctgttcctggagagcaaccCTCCTATAGGTTTcagccagggctctccaaccctgttcctggagagcaaccCTCCTATAGGTTTcagccagggctctccaaccttgttcctggagagcaaccCTCCTATAGGTTTcagccagggctctccaaccctgttcctggagagcaaccCTCCTATAGGTTTcagccagggctctccaaccctgttcctggagagcaaccCTCCTATAGGTTTcagccagggctctccaaccctgttcctggagagcaaccCTCCTATAGGTTTcagccagggctctccaaccctgttcctggagagcaaccCTCCCAGCTAGGTTTcagccagggctctccaaccctgttcctggagagcaaccCTCCTATAGGTTTcagccagggctctccaaccctgttcctggagagcaaccCTCCTATAGGTTTcagccagggctctccaaccctgttcctggagagcaaccCTCCTAGGTTTCAGCCAGGGctctcaaccctgttcctggagagcaaccCTCCTATAGGTTTcagccagggctctccaaccctgttcctggagagcaaccCTCCTATAGGTTTcagccagggctctccaaccttgttcctggagagcaaccCTCCTATAGGTTTcagccagggctctccaaccctgttcctggagagcaaccCTCCTATAGGTTTCAGCCAGGGCTAAACCTCCAACCCAGTTCCTGGAGAGGCCAACCCTCCTATAGGTTTcagccagggctctccaaccttgttcctggagagcaaccCTTATAGGTTTCAGGCCTGGCTCTaaaccttgttcctggagagcaaccCTCCTAGGAACAGTTTGCTCCAACCTGGTTTAACTAACCAGATTCAGctcatcaaccagctaattattagaatcagctcatcaaccagctaattattagaatcagctcatcaaccagctaattattagaatcaggtgcgctaCCTGAAGGTTGtagcaaaaacctacaggacggaacagtgttggagaggcctggtttaaacctacaggacagaacagtgttggagaggcctggtttaaacctacaggacggaacagtgttggagaggcctggtttaaacctacaggacagaacagtgttggagaggcctggtttaaacctacaggacagaacagtgttggagaggcctggtttaaacctacaggatggtagctcccCAGGATCAGTGTTGGAGAGGcctggtttaaacctacaggatggtagctccccaggaacagtgttggagaggcctggtttaaacctacaggacggtagctccccagcaacagggttagagagccctggtttaaacctacaggacaggacggaacagtgttggagaggtctggtttaaacctacaggatggtagctccccaggaacagggttagagagccctggtttaaacctacaggacatAACAGTGTTGGAGAGGTctggtttaaacctacaggacggaacagtgttggagaggtctggtttaaacctacaggacaggacggaacagtgttggagaggtctggtttaaacctacaggatgATAGctccccaggaacagggttagagacccctggtttaaacctacaggacggaacagtgttggagaggtctggtttaaacctacaggatggtagcctGGTTTAaacccaggaacagggttagagacccctggtttaaacctacaggacggaacagtgttggagaggcctggtttaaacctacaggacggaacagtgttggagaggcctggtttaaacctacaggacagaacagtgttggagaggcctggtttaaacctacaggacagaacagtgttggagaggcctggtttaaacctacaggactgtagctccccaggaacagggttggagaggtctggtttaaacctacaggacagaacagtgttggagaggcctggtttaaacctacaggacagaacagtgttggagaggcctggtttaaacctacaggatggtagctccccaggaacagggttggagagccctggtttcaacctacaggacggtagctccccaggaacagggttggagagccctgatttAAGATGATCACTCAAAATGGCTGTAAGGAGGGACAAGTGTTTGCAGGTATTTATTTTTTCCCTTTCAATTAAGACAGAGATCCTTACTAATGAGGGACCTttattcatcaatcaagtacaagggtggagcgaaaacctgcagacactcagcTCTCCGCGGAATGAGTTTGACAGGTGCTCTAAGGCAGCGGTTCCCAAAACCATGCCAGGAACAAGCATCCTACATCATAACATcatttgtatccctcatttcctCAAGAGTTTCActcccaacactcagacatattttacaacatatttgtgtttagtgagtctgccagaccagaggcaggaatgaccagggatgttatcttgatACATGCGTGTCTcaaaccattttcctgtcctgctaagcattcaaaatgtaatgagtacttttgggtgttagggaaatgtatggagtaaaaagtccATGATTTGGAGTAAAATGTGGTAAAAtatgtaaagtacagataccccccaaaaactacttatgTAATACTTCAAAGTATTTACACTTAATTAAGTACGTTGCACCGCTGCAAGAAATCTTAAATCTATTGCCTTTAACTTCCAGACCGCATGTCGGCGCTAAACCGGAAGTAGGAAGCCAACGAGAGTTTGACAGTTTATTTACCCGTTTATTTAAATGTACAACATTGTAACGTTAGCATAGCCATTTGAAAAAAAATAATACAGTAACTTTAGATTAAATATTCTCAGGTGTTGGTATTTCCCAGCCTACATCCAACGAGACGCGAGGTTACGACCAACAGCAGTGGCAGCCATCATAAGTTAAAACTAAACCAGATTTATATCTCAATTTATCAGTTAGCTAGCGAGCTCAGGGATTGATTTACAATGGAAGAGGTACTAATCTGAACATGTGCTAGCCACTTTTCTGCTCTGCAAACTGCTGGTTTGTTGCTATACCAAATGGTGCGGCTTGCTTGCAAGTCAAGTTGCTCAACGCATGCTGGTAACAGCAGTACTAGCTAGCTACGAATCTGTTGCTTGATAATGCTACTTTGTTTTCTAGTAGGTATCTATCGTCAGCTAACTGGCCAGCGCTAGCTAGCTAGGTGAATGAAAATTACAATAAATTAGCTGCTGTAATTTGGTTTGCATTGATTGATCGTTTTTAAAACAAGTACATTTAGTTTGAACGGTTTCTTTACTGAGAAATGGTCATTGCTATAATAAGCAGAGACATTGCCTTGCTGTTAAGGATGGCGTCATATTTGCTGAGTCCATCTTTCATAATGTAGCTTGTTGTGAAAACTGCGCTGTCACTCTTCATCATGTAGGACTCTGAAGACCCGTCCAGCCCGTCTCCATCCTGCTCCACTGAACCCCAACCCACGGTGTCCCCGGGTCCTGACAGGAACCATGGCGACCAGGAGGACAGTAACCACGGTGACCAGGAGGACAGTAACCACGGTGACCAGGAGGACAGTAACCACGGTGACCAGGAGGACAGTAACCATGGTGATCAGAAAGACAAACCGCAGGGTCGGGAGAGGGTTACTGTGAGTCTGGACATCAACAGTGAAACACCAACATTTAATATCGTAGtcaaagaagaaggagaagactGGGAACTAGATAATACAGGTGAGTAGATGGAGCCATGCTGCTAACTTGGGATGGGTCCCAAAGGGAATACTAATCCCTATCTACTACACTGCTCTCTATGGTCCATCGGGCTCTaatcaaaagtggtgcactatatagggaatagggtggcatgaTTTGGGACTCAGTCTTGTGTGTTGCCATAAATATGAGAATGGGAGTAGCACGGGAGGTGTAAAACAATGGAGAAACACAGTAGGTATGTACAATAAACTTAGACTCAGTCCCAGCCATCACTCTGCAGGCGAGGAGATGCCCTCAACATCAGGAGAACCTGAGTCTGACTCATTTTCACTGACTATATCTGTCCTGTCTCATCCCCACAGGACAGAGTCCCAGCCATCACTCTTGAAGCTGGGGAGAGACCCTCTACATCAGGAGAACCTGAGTCTGACTCAGTCTCACTGACTATATATGTCCTGTCTTCACTCTGCAGCCGGGGAGAGACCCTCTACATCAGGGAGAGAGTCTCCTCTATGTCCTGTCTTCATCAGGAGAACCTCAGGAGAGTCTGACTCAGTCTCACTAACTATATATGTCCTGTCTTCACTCTGCAGCCGGGGAGAGACCCTCTACATCAGGAGAACCTGAGTCTGACTCAGTCTCACTGACTATATATGTCCTGTCTTCACTCTGCAGCCGGGGAGAGACCCTCTACATCAGGAGAACCTGAGTCTGACTCAGTCTCACTAACTATATATGTCCTGTCTTCACTCTGCAGCCGGGGAGAGACCCTCTACATCAGGAGAACCTGAGTCTGACTCAGTCTCACTGACTATATATGTCCTGTCTTCACTCTGCAGCCGGGGAGAGACCCTCTACATCAGGAGAACCTGAGTCTGACTCAGTCTCACTAACTATATATGTCCTGTCTTCACTCTGCAGCCGGGGAGAGACCCTCTACATCAGGAGAACCTGAGCAACACCAGATGAAACGCAGAACGAGACAGAAAAAGACCCACCGATGCCCAGATTGTGGGAAACACTGCCAGACATTATCGGCGCTACAAATACACATGAGAacccacacaggagagaagccttataccTGCTCTGAGTGTGGGAAGGGCTTCACTCATCAATGTAGTTTGAGATGCCACCACCAGAAGAAACATTCTGAACAGATTAAAACTGACCCGGATGACAAGATTGGCTGCTGTTGTGGACAAGAGTTCTCTTCCAAGAATGATATGGAGGTTCACTTGAAGACAAACACTGGAGACAAGCCTTACACCTGCTGTGTGTGTAAAAAGACCTTTACTCATAAAGCATTACTGAAAGTACACCAGCGAtcccacacaggagagaagcctttctcttgctctctgtgtgAGAAGAGTTTTACTCAAAAAGGAAATTTGACAACACACGAGAAGTCGCACGCCGGAGAGAAACATCCTTGCTCAgtctgtggaaagagtttcacTCAGAAAGGCTATCTGAAGATTCATCAGCGGCTTCACTGTTCCGAAGGGGAGTTGA
Protein-coding regions in this window:
- the LOC124027524 gene encoding zinc finger protein 432-like, which codes for MRTHTGEKPYACFVCKKTFIIRQALKTHQRTHTGEKPYTCSECGKGFAHQCSLRYHQKRNSEQIKTDPNEKMTCCCGQEFSSKCVLEVHLKTDTGAKPYTCCVCGKRFNKESLKEHQRSHTGEMPYSCSFCGKGYYHKPAWKAHERTHTEEKPLCSVCGRTCSSKYTLKVHERTHTGEMPFLCSECGKGFISKGLLMTHERFNCSGGEERRRPKRFHKCPDCGKEFTQANKLERHMRTHTGERPYQCSVCGMRFNQKGNLKTHFKVHTGRDPSLLPDMDMRMTSSEAAKQPLDNRHNVGKPQQFQNQIGEEGTHNFPAPQTHNLPTPQTHNLPAPQTHNHPAPQTHNHPAPQTHNLPAPQTHNLPAPQTHNLPAPQTHNHPTPQTHNHPAPQTHNHPAPQTHNHPAAQREGSHHHLPAAQREGSHHLPAPQ
- the LOC124027520 gene encoding oocyte zinc finger protein XlCOF6-like isoform X1 codes for the protein MEEDSEDPSSPSPSCSTEPQPTVSPGPDRNHGDQEDSNHGDQEDSNHGDQEDSNHGDQEDSNHGDQKDKPQGRERVTVSLDINSETPTFNIVVKEEGEDWELDNTAGERPSTSGEPEQHQMKRRTRQKKTHRCPDCGKHCQTLSALQIHMRTHTGEKPYTCSECGKGFTHQCSLRCHHQKKHSEQIKTDPDDKIGCCCGQEFSSKNDMEVHLKTNTGDKPYTCCVCKKTFTHKALLKVHQRSHTGEKPFSCSLCEKSFTQKGNLTTHEKSHAGEKHPCSVCGKSFTQKGYLKIHQRLHCSEGELSSSVSRALEHRQTRAKATHRCPDCGKEFPQTYYLDRHMRTHTGERPYQCSVCGMSFTQKGNLKTHQKVHTGDYPSSSWSTGEGSPCTSGEAEQHQENHADVTSHGCLVCGEEHSNLPELHKHMRSHSGEKRLVCPVCGKTYPREFDLKIHLRTHTGEKPHECIECGKSFVRKQGLRQHQRTHDAKPIGPTRQLGRPKHLTRAQMSKKVPKMESDTEMQDCQVL
- the LOC124027520 gene encoding oocyte zinc finger protein XlCOF6-like isoform X3; amino-acid sequence: MDSEDPSSPSPSCSTEPQPTVSPGPDRNHGDQEDSNHGDQEDSNHGDQEDSNHGDQEDSNHGDQKDKPQGRERVTVSLDINSETPTFNIVVKEEGEDWELDNTAGERPSTSGEPEQHQMKRRTRQKKTHRCPDCGKHCQTLSALQIHMRTHTGEKPYTCSECGKGFTHQCSLRCHHQKKHSEQIKTDPDDKIGCCCGQEFSSKNDMEVHLKTNTGDKPYTCCVCKKTFTHKALLKVHQRSHTGEKPFSCSLCEKSFTQKGNLTTHEKSHAGEKHPCSVCGKSFTQKGYLKIHQRLHCSEGELSSSVSRALEHRQTRAKATHRCPDCGKEFPQTYYLDRHMRTHTGERPYQCSVCGMSFTQKGNLKTHQKVHTGDYPSSSWSTGEGSPCTSGEAEQHQENHADVTSHGCLVCGEEHSNLPELHKHMRSHSGEKRLVCPVCGKTYPREFDLKIHLRTHTGEKPHECIECGKSFVRKQGLRQHQRTHDAKPIGPTRQLGRPKHLTRAQMSKKVPKMESDTEMQDCQVL
- the LOC124027520 gene encoding oocyte zinc finger protein XlCOF6-like isoform X2 encodes the protein MLDSEDPSSPSPSCSTEPQPTVSPGPDRNHGDQEDSNHGDQEDSNHGDQEDSNHGDQEDSNHGDQKDKPQGRERVTVSLDINSETPTFNIVVKEEGEDWELDNTAGERPSTSGEPEQHQMKRRTRQKKTHRCPDCGKHCQTLSALQIHMRTHTGEKPYTCSECGKGFTHQCSLRCHHQKKHSEQIKTDPDDKIGCCCGQEFSSKNDMEVHLKTNTGDKPYTCCVCKKTFTHKALLKVHQRSHTGEKPFSCSLCEKSFTQKGNLTTHEKSHAGEKHPCSVCGKSFTQKGYLKIHQRLHCSEGELSSSVSRALEHRQTRAKATHRCPDCGKEFPQTYYLDRHMRTHTGERPYQCSVCGMSFTQKGNLKTHQKVHTGDYPSSSWSTGEGSPCTSGEAEQHQENHADVTSHGCLVCGEEHSNLPELHKHMRSHSGEKRLVCPVCGKTYPREFDLKIHLRTHTGEKPHECIECGKSFVRKQGLRQHQRTHDAKPIGPTRQLGRPKHLTRAQMSKKVPKMESDTEMQDCQVL